The following coding sequences lie in one Rutidosis leptorrhynchoides isolate AG116_Rl617_1_P2 chromosome 4, CSIRO_AGI_Rlap_v1, whole genome shotgun sequence genomic window:
- the LOC139844213 gene encoding binding partner of ACD11 1-like — MQSTTVQLGQLSDLATHREIHEFFSFCGEIQHIQICRDSERNKIAYVTFKDQKALEIALSLSGATLVDQVVKITQVDNYVPTPEMQEVCEVNNAGSMSRQSSFSYSEANGASPRSRIYANKAQVVVSSVLAKGSAIGQDAMNKAKAFDEKHQLRANASARVISLDKKVGLTEKFNVGISVVNQKVKSVDQRLQVSDKTMAALLAAEKKLNNTGSAVKSSRYVTAGATWLNGAFGKVAKVGQVAGTKTRHKWNLAVSNLTTKDSGIMT; from the exons ATGCAG TCAACAACAGTTCAACTAGGACAACTTTCAGATCTAGCAACTCACAGAGAAATTCATGAGTTTTTCTCTTTTTGTGGTGAAATTCAGCACATTCAGATCTGCCg TGATTCTGAAAGAAACAAGATTGCATATGTGACCTTTAAGGATCAAAAAGCACTTGAAATTGCATTATCACTTTCG GGAGCGACACTAGTGGATCAGGTTGTTAAAATTACCCAAGTTGACAATTATGTACCAACCCCTG AAATGCAGGAAGTTTGTGAAGTTAATAATGCCGGGAGCATGTCTCGACAAAGTTCTTTCTCATATAGTGAG GCCAACGGTGCATCTCCTCGTAGTAGAATATATGCTAATAAAGCACAAGTTGTTGTTTCAAGTGTCTTGGCAAAAGGTTCGGCCATTGGGCAAGACGCGATGAATAAAGCTAAAGCATTTGACGAGAAACATCAACTAAGAGCCAATGCATCTGCACGAGTGATTTCGTTAGATAAGAAAGTTGGTCTAACAGAAAAGTTTAACGTTGGGATCTCTGTCGTGAATCAAAAAGTTAAGTCCGTTGATCAAAGGCTTCAAGTTTCTGACAAAACAATGGCAGCGTTACTCGCAGCTGAGAAGAAATTAAACAATACAGGATCAGCTGTCAAATCAAGCAG ATATGTGACGGCTGGAGCAACTTGGTTAAATGGTGCTTTTGGTAAAGTGGCGAAAGTTGGGCAAGTGGCAGGCACAAAAACTAGACACAAATGGAACTTGGCAGTGTCGAATCTAACGACAAAG GATTCTGGTATAATGACATGA
- the LOC139844214 gene encoding uncharacterized protein isoform X1 has translation MKTFGVGTERNGFESAKIDQALGNKTLADKIENVGVKTPVVVEEPVKKKKVRIVKKIVKKKIIKKVPKRLLVVPNCNDLEKNVTANNDNTIMEIEETNKDGIDELKVKDSDQNRIELKDDDQKQIELKDSDENRIELKDDDQKVFELGDSDTKGIEVQDTDKKQIGSGYSDNKGVELKDSDHDQIEEEVSDQKWMELQDYNQNGIELQDSDQNESALQDMDRKSDEMEDSDGNRIEMCIRDEKRVEMLDSDQNRNDLPNSDQNQIELQDNDLQRNEPKDGDQIGISLKDSDEKQAEFLDSEHDNNTMDVEEHEGEEGVKDLVVNSQNEGLKSQEVESKKTEVSRETIVSWWRMKQRTKIFIHGLNKETVEDDIRKVFENFGEIVEVKMIRNLRSGKSRGFGFIRYALAEHANLALTRYRNIQICGSMCHTAAVEGYDTILLNYIDKKWNNENVLTLLQELDIKNIDEVTVAPDPQNTQLNGGFAFLEFETRRDAQLAYQKLQKKDIFGKNSKIKVSWAESLTDPVEEEMQNVKSVHAQNIPPSWGEKEVKDHFKMFGEIESIALAKNLHSAKRDDFAFINYKTHEAARSCIEASTCKKSTNQYGPQAQMKVSFSKTIPKGKSIKTISEAAVTTVPKVSQKPNQSRPYQSQYQNTIQSRPSQALLNVYKPQQPKNMNVPSIGRHNNVRGSSTTAELVQLLREQASWKLDQPSSTAGVHPSYFPDMSTVHHQTSSRGAQLIPELGNNSLYHDPRYHQPLRHIPSAAQPRPIATSFPHYDPPRAHYISGSFNVVQANPRYLQTRHQPTYPGSNNIYR, from the exons ATGAAAACCTTCGGTGTAGGAACAGAACGAAATGGATTTGAATCGGCGAAGATTGATCAAGCCCTAGGTAACAAAACCCTAGCTGATAAAATTGAGAATGTAGGCGTTAAAACTCCGGTGGTTGTAGAAGAACctgtgaagaagaagaaggtgaGAATTGTGAAGAAGATTGTgaagaaaaaaataattaaaaaggtaCCGAAGCGATTGTTAGTTGTACCTAATTGTAATGATTTAGAAAAAAATGTAactgctaataatgataatactattatggAAATTGAAGAAACAAATAAGGACGGTATTGATGAGTTAAAGGTGAAGGATAGTGATCAGAATCGAATTGAATTGAAGGATGATGATCAGAAGCAAATTGAGTTGAAGGATAGTGATGAGAATCGAATCGAATTGAAGGATGATGATCAGAAGGTATTTGAGTTGGGGGATAGTGATACAAAGGGAATTGAAGTGCAGGATACTGATAAGAAGCAAATTGGATCGGGATATAGTGATAATAAGGGAGTTGAATTGAAAGATAGTGATCATGATCAAATTGAAGAGGAGGTTAGTGATCAGAAGTGGATGGAGTTGCAAGATTATAATCAGAATGGAATTGAATTGCAGGATAGTGATCAAAATGAATCTGCATTGCAGGATATGGATCGGAAGAGTGATGAAATGGAGGATAGTGATGGAAATCGAATTGAAATGTGCATTCGTGATGAGAAACGGGTTGAAATGCTGGACAGTGATCAAAATCGAAATGATTTGCCGAATAGTGATCAAAATCAGATTGAATTGCAGGATAATGATCTTCAACGAAATGAACCAAAGGATGGTGATCAGATTGGAATTAGTTTGAAGGATAGTGATGAGAAGCAAGCTGAATTTCTGGACAGTGAACATGATAATAACACTATGGATGTAGAAGAGCATGAAGGTGAGGAGGGTGTGAAGGATCTGGTAGTGAATAGTCAAAATGAAGGTTTAAAATCACAAGAAGTTGAAAGTAAGAAAACAGAGGTGAGTAGAGAAACGATAGTATCATGGTGGCGTATGAAGCAAAGGACGAAGATTTTCATCCACGGGTTAAATAAGGAGACAGTGGAAGATGATATTAGAAaagtgtttgaaaactttggtgaGATTGTTGAAGTGAAAATGATAAGAAACCTCAGATCAGGGAAGAGTAGGGGGTTTGGCTTTATCAGGTATGCTTTAGCAGAACATGCTAACCTGGCTCTGACTAGATACCGCAATATTCAG ATCTGTGGAAGCATGTGTCACACAGCTGCTGTTGAAGGATATGATACTATCTTACTCAATTATATTGATAAGAAGTGGAACAATGAAAAT GTCCTCACGTTATTACAGGAACTTGATATCAAGAATATAGATGAAGTAACAGTTGCACCTGACCCTCAGAACACTCAGCTAAATGGTGGTTTTGCATTTCTTGAATTTGAAACGAGGAGGGATGCTCAACTGGCTTACCAGAAACTTCAAAAGAAAGACATTTTTGGGAAAAAttctaaaataaaagtttcatgggCCGAGTCATTGACTGATCCAGTTGAAGAAGAGATGCAAAAT GTCAAATCTGTTCATGCTCAAAATATACCTCCCTCTTGGGGCGAAAAGGAAGTAAAGGACCATTTTAAAATGTTTGGTGAAATCGAAAGCATTGCTCTTGCCAAAAATCTCCATTCAGCCAAACGGGACGACTTTGCATTCATCAATTACAAGACACATGAGGCTGCTCGTTCTTGTATAGAGGCATCAACTTGCAAAAAGTCAACCAACCAGTATGGACCCCAG GCTCAAATGAAGGTTTCTTTTTCAAAAACAATACCAAAAGGTAAGTCAATCAAGACCATCTCAGAGGCTGCTGTTACTACGGTACCCAAAGTTTCTCAAAAGCCAAATCAATCAAGACCATATCAGAGTCAATACCAAAACACAATACAATCAAGACCCTCACAAGCATTGTTAAATGTTTACAAACCACAACAACCTAAAAACATGAATGTACCTAGTATTGGAAGACATAATAATGTTAGAGGATCTTCAACTACTGCTGAACTTGTACAGCTTCTAAGGGAGCAAGCATCATGGAAGCTTGATCAACCAAGTTCAACTGCag GTGTTCATCCTTCATACTTTCCAGACATGAGTACTGTTCATCATCAAACCTCATCTAGAGGGGCGCAATTAATTCCAGAACTG GGAAACAATTCATTATATCATGATCCCCGATACCACCAACCTCTTCGCCATATTCCTAGTGCTGCACAACCCAG ACCAATAGCGACATCCTTCCCTCATTATGACCCGCCGCGTGCTCATTACATATCTG GATCATTTAATGTGGTACAAGCTAATCCGAGGTACCTTCAG ACAAGACACCAACCGACTTACCCTGGAAGTAATAACATATATCGGTGA
- the LOC139844214 gene encoding uncharacterized protein isoform X2, giving the protein MKTFGVGTERNGFESAKIDQALGNKTLADKIENVGVKTPVVVEEPVKKKKVRIVKKIVKKKIIKKVPKRLLVVPNCNDLEKNVTANNDNTIMEIEETNKDGIDELKVKDSDQNRIELKDDDQKQIELKDSDENRIELKDDDQKVFELGDSDTKGIEVQDTDKKQIGSGYSDNKGVELKDSDHDQIEEEVSDQKWMELQDYNQNGIELQDSDQNESALQDMDRKSDEMEDSDGNRIEMCIRDEKRVEMLDSDQNRNDLPNSDQNQIELQDNDLQRNEPKDGDQIGISLKDSDEKQAEFLDSEHDNNTMDVEEHEGEEGVKDLVVNSQNEGLKSQEVESKKTEVSRETIVSWWRMKQRTKIFIHGLNKETVEDDIRKVFENFGEIVEVKMIRNLRSGKSRGFGFIRYALAEHANLALTRYRNIQICGSMCHTAAVEGYDTILLNYIDKKWNNENVLTLLQELDIKNIDEVTVAPDPQNTQLNGGFAFLEFETRRDAQLAYQKLQKKDIFGKNSKIKVSWAESLTDPVEEEMQNVKSVHAQNIPPSWGEKEVKDHFKMFGEIESIALAKNLHSAKRDDFAFINYKTHEAARSCIEASTCKKSTNQYGPQAQMKVSFSKTIPKGKSIKTISEAAVTTVPKVSQKPNQSRPYQSQYQNTIQSRPSQALLNVYKPQQPKNMNVPSIGRHNNVRGSSTTAELVQLLREQASWKLDQPSSTADMSTVHHQTSSRGAQLIPELGNNSLYHDPRYHQPLRHIPSAAQPRPIATSFPHYDPPRAHYISGSFNVVQANPRYLQTRHQPTYPGSNNIYR; this is encoded by the exons ATGAAAACCTTCGGTGTAGGAACAGAACGAAATGGATTTGAATCGGCGAAGATTGATCAAGCCCTAGGTAACAAAACCCTAGCTGATAAAATTGAGAATGTAGGCGTTAAAACTCCGGTGGTTGTAGAAGAACctgtgaagaagaagaaggtgaGAATTGTGAAGAAGATTGTgaagaaaaaaataattaaaaaggtaCCGAAGCGATTGTTAGTTGTACCTAATTGTAATGATTTAGAAAAAAATGTAactgctaataatgataatactattatggAAATTGAAGAAACAAATAAGGACGGTATTGATGAGTTAAAGGTGAAGGATAGTGATCAGAATCGAATTGAATTGAAGGATGATGATCAGAAGCAAATTGAGTTGAAGGATAGTGATGAGAATCGAATCGAATTGAAGGATGATGATCAGAAGGTATTTGAGTTGGGGGATAGTGATACAAAGGGAATTGAAGTGCAGGATACTGATAAGAAGCAAATTGGATCGGGATATAGTGATAATAAGGGAGTTGAATTGAAAGATAGTGATCATGATCAAATTGAAGAGGAGGTTAGTGATCAGAAGTGGATGGAGTTGCAAGATTATAATCAGAATGGAATTGAATTGCAGGATAGTGATCAAAATGAATCTGCATTGCAGGATATGGATCGGAAGAGTGATGAAATGGAGGATAGTGATGGAAATCGAATTGAAATGTGCATTCGTGATGAGAAACGGGTTGAAATGCTGGACAGTGATCAAAATCGAAATGATTTGCCGAATAGTGATCAAAATCAGATTGAATTGCAGGATAATGATCTTCAACGAAATGAACCAAAGGATGGTGATCAGATTGGAATTAGTTTGAAGGATAGTGATGAGAAGCAAGCTGAATTTCTGGACAGTGAACATGATAATAACACTATGGATGTAGAAGAGCATGAAGGTGAGGAGGGTGTGAAGGATCTGGTAGTGAATAGTCAAAATGAAGGTTTAAAATCACAAGAAGTTGAAAGTAAGAAAACAGAGGTGAGTAGAGAAACGATAGTATCATGGTGGCGTATGAAGCAAAGGACGAAGATTTTCATCCACGGGTTAAATAAGGAGACAGTGGAAGATGATATTAGAAaagtgtttgaaaactttggtgaGATTGTTGAAGTGAAAATGATAAGAAACCTCAGATCAGGGAAGAGTAGGGGGTTTGGCTTTATCAGGTATGCTTTAGCAGAACATGCTAACCTGGCTCTGACTAGATACCGCAATATTCAG ATCTGTGGAAGCATGTGTCACACAGCTGCTGTTGAAGGATATGATACTATCTTACTCAATTATATTGATAAGAAGTGGAACAATGAAAAT GTCCTCACGTTATTACAGGAACTTGATATCAAGAATATAGATGAAGTAACAGTTGCACCTGACCCTCAGAACACTCAGCTAAATGGTGGTTTTGCATTTCTTGAATTTGAAACGAGGAGGGATGCTCAACTGGCTTACCAGAAACTTCAAAAGAAAGACATTTTTGGGAAAAAttctaaaataaaagtttcatgggCCGAGTCATTGACTGATCCAGTTGAAGAAGAGATGCAAAAT GTCAAATCTGTTCATGCTCAAAATATACCTCCCTCTTGGGGCGAAAAGGAAGTAAAGGACCATTTTAAAATGTTTGGTGAAATCGAAAGCATTGCTCTTGCCAAAAATCTCCATTCAGCCAAACGGGACGACTTTGCATTCATCAATTACAAGACACATGAGGCTGCTCGTTCTTGTATAGAGGCATCAACTTGCAAAAAGTCAACCAACCAGTATGGACCCCAG GCTCAAATGAAGGTTTCTTTTTCAAAAACAATACCAAAAGGTAAGTCAATCAAGACCATCTCAGAGGCTGCTGTTACTACGGTACCCAAAGTTTCTCAAAAGCCAAATCAATCAAGACCATATCAGAGTCAATACCAAAACACAATACAATCAAGACCCTCACAAGCATTGTTAAATGTTTACAAACCACAACAACCTAAAAACATGAATGTACCTAGTATTGGAAGACATAATAATGTTAGAGGATCTTCAACTACTGCTGAACTTGTACAGCTTCTAAGGGAGCAAGCATCATGGAAGCTTGATCAACCAAGTTCAACTGCag ACATGAGTACTGTTCATCATCAAACCTCATCTAGAGGGGCGCAATTAATTCCAGAACTG GGAAACAATTCATTATATCATGATCCCCGATACCACCAACCTCTTCGCCATATTCCTAGTGCTGCACAACCCAG ACCAATAGCGACATCCTTCCCTCATTATGACCCGCCGCGTGCTCATTACATATCTG GATCATTTAATGTGGTACAAGCTAATCCGAGGTACCTTCAG ACAAGACACCAACCGACTTACCCTGGAAGTAATAACATATATCGGTGA